From Woronichinia naegeliana WA131, the proteins below share one genomic window:
- a CDS encoding permease, translating to MSQFQQAFTIFLSLLVEAIPFLTLGVLLSSALLLFSDEQKLIRYLPRQPILGALAGSFMGFLFPVCECGNVPVARRFLMKGLPTSVAIGFLLAAPTVNPIVIWSTWVAFRDQPEIVWFRIIFSLSIAIAISCVFSVQKDASPLLQPLLAQRLQRSNLSLQTPTELVSPLLQSGTYLLGTPGQPLRLDENLSSKLNPALSPLAPQRWQLFVENVSQELRELGGMLILGSAIAAAIQTFVPRELILTLGQGTISSILAMMLLAGIVSVCSTVDSFFALSFASTFTSSSLLAFLIFGPMIDIKSIGLMLSIFRAKIIVYLLVLAAQLTFILALIHSYLF from the coding sequence ATGAGTCAATTTCAGCAAGCTTTTACCATTTTTCTGAGTTTATTAGTAGAAGCTATCCCCTTTTTAACTTTGGGGGTTTTACTTTCTAGTGCTTTGCTGTTATTTAGTGATGAGCAGAAATTAATTCGCTATTTACCGCGTCAGCCGATTTTAGGGGCCTTGGCGGGAAGTTTTATGGGGTTTTTGTTTCCTGTTTGTGAGTGTGGCAATGTACCCGTGGCTCGACGCTTTTTGATGAAGGGTTTGCCTACTTCGGTGGCGATCGGTTTTTTGTTAGCGGCCCCAACGGTGAATCCCATTGTCATTTGGTCAACCTGGGTGGCATTTCGAGATCAGCCGGAAATTGTTTGGTTTCGCATTATTTTTTCCTTGAGTATTGCGATCGCCATTAGCTGCGTGTTCAGTGTCCAGAAGGATGCGTCTCCTTTATTACAACCTCTCTTAGCTCAACGTTTACAACGAAGTAATTTAAGTCTTCAAACCCCGACAGAGCTAGTTTCACCTTTGTTGCAATCAGGAACTTATTTACTGGGAACCCCAGGCCAACCCTTACGCTTAGATGAAAACTTATCTAGCAAGCTGAATCCGGCTCTTTCTCCCTTGGCTCCTCAGCGATGGCAATTGTTTGTGGAAAACGTTAGCCAGGAATTACGGGAATTGGGAGGAATGCTAATCCTGGGAAGTGCGATCGCCGCCGCCATTCAAACCTTTGTTCCCAGAGAATTGATTTTGACATTAGGTCAGGGAACCATTAGCTCGATTCTAGCCATGATGCTGTTAGCAGGGATTGTCTCTGTCTGTTCTACTGTTGATTCCTTTTTTGCCCTTTCCTTTGCCTCAACCTTTACCAGTAGCTCTCTATTGGCCTTTTTAATCTTTGGCCCCATGATTGATATTAAGAGTATCGGGCTAATGCTCTCGATCTTTCGGGCTAAAATTATTGTCTATCTTTTGGTTTTAGCGGCCCAATTAACCTTTATTTTGGCCTTAATCCATAGTTATCTGTTTTAG
- a CDS encoding tetratricopeptide repeat protein, producing the protein MFSMFNQAPPSSPTTSPQSAKNNLQQVAQGYEKVLAREPENPTALQGLAEVRLKMGDLPGAIAPMEKLVKLYPEEKQLKQLLDAIKYQVKTGKKPPLPGQNDSATPPQK; encoded by the coding sequence ATGTTTAGTATGTTCAATCAGGCTCCTCCTTCTAGTCCTACAACTTCTCCCCAATCAGCGAAAAATAATCTCCAGCAGGTGGCCCAGGGTTACGAAAAAGTTTTAGCACGAGAACCCGAAAACCCAACGGCGTTACAAGGTTTAGCAGAAGTGCGATTAAAAATGGGGGATTTACCTGGAGCGATCGCGCCGATGGAAAAACTGGTTAAACTTTATCCAGAAGAAAAGCAATTAAAACAATTGCTAGATGCTATTAAATATCAGGTCAAAACCGGTAAAAAACCGCCTCTGCCGGGCCAGAATGATTCGGCGACTCCTCCCCAAAAGTAA
- a CDS encoding allophycocyanin, which translates to MSVVSQVILKADDELRYPSSGELQGIQEFLKTGQQRIRIAETLAENEKKIVDQAQKQLFRKRPDFRAPGGNAYGQRQYNQCLRDYGWYLRLITYGILSGNQEPIEKIGLVGVKEMYNSLNVPVPGMVEAIRCLKDAALGLLSIEEAQEAAPYFDYIIQAMS; encoded by the coding sequence ATGAGCGTAGTTAGTCAAGTTATTCTGAAAGCAGACGACGAACTCAGATATCCCAGTAGTGGCGAACTACAGGGTATCCAAGAGTTTTTAAAAACCGGCCAACAGCGCATTCGTATCGCTGAGACCTTGGCTGAAAATGAAAAGAAAATTGTTGACCAAGCCCAAAAGCAATTATTTAGAAAGCGACCCGACTTTCGGGCCCCTGGCGGTAATGCTTATGGTCAACGCCAGTACAATCAGTGTCTTCGAGATTATGGATGGTATCTCCGTCTCATAACCTACGGGATTCTCTCTGGCAATCAAGAACCCATTGAAAAAATCGGTTTAGTCGGTGTTAAGGAAATGTATAACTCCCTCAATGTTCCAGTTCCGGGCATGGTGGAAGCGATTCGTTGCCTAAAAGACGCTGCTCTCGGTTTACTGAGTATTGAAGAGGCCCAAGAAGCCGCTCCCTACTTTGATTATATTATTCAAGCAATGTCTTAA
- the metK gene encoding methionine adenosyltransferase, which translates to MSKRYLFTSESVTEGHPDKVCDQISDTILDTLLAHDPASRVAAETVVNTGLVLITGEVTTKAHINFVDLARKKIAEIGYTDADNGFSANSCAVLVALDEQSPDISQGVTAAQEQRHQLSEDELDSIGAGDQGLMFGFACNETPELMPLPISLAHRVALGLANVRKSGELDYLRPDGKTQVSIVYEDGVPVAIDTILVSTQHDATIGSMTDNESVQAKIKADLWETVIQSVFADIALKPNDSTRFLVNPTGKFVIGGPQGDAGLTGRKIIVDTYGGYSRHGGGAFSGKDPTKVDRSAAYAARYVAKNIVAAGLADKCEVQVSYAIGVARPVSVMLETFGTGKVDEEALLTVVNQLFELRPAGIIQAFNLRGLPSERGGRFFQDVAAYGHFGRNDLDLPWEKTDKAIALKEAFNL; encoded by the coding sequence TTGTCTAAACGTTATTTATTTACCTCGGAATCCGTCACTGAAGGTCATCCTGATAAAGTATGTGACCAGATTTCCGACACCATTCTAGATACTCTGCTTGCCCATGATCCGGCCAGTCGGGTGGCAGCCGAAACGGTCGTTAATACCGGACTCGTTTTAATTACGGGAGAAGTTACCACCAAAGCCCATATTAATTTTGTGGATCTTGCCCGCAAAAAAATTGCAGAAATTGGCTATACCGATGCGGATAATGGTTTCTCTGCCAATAGCTGTGCGGTGTTAGTGGCCCTGGATGAACAATCCCCTGATATTTCCCAAGGGGTAACGGCGGCCCAGGAACAACGTCATCAACTGAGCGAAGACGAACTGGATAGTATTGGTGCCGGTGATCAGGGTTTAATGTTTGGTTTTGCCTGTAATGAAACCCCTGAATTAATGCCTTTACCCATTAGTTTGGCCCATCGGGTGGCGTTAGGTCTAGCCAACGTCCGTAAATCGGGAGAATTAGATTATCTTCGTCCAGACGGGAAAACCCAGGTCTCCATTGTCTATGAAGATGGCGTACCCGTTGCCATTGATACTATTCTGGTTTCGACTCAACATGATGCCACCATTGGCAGCATGACCGACAACGAAAGTGTACAGGCTAAAATCAAGGCAGATCTTTGGGAAACTGTGATTCAATCAGTTTTTGCCGATATTGCCCTGAAGCCTAACGATAGCACCCGTTTTCTCGTGAATCCTACAGGTAAGTTTGTCATTGGTGGCCCCCAAGGTGATGCTGGTTTAACGGGACGTAAAATCATTGTCGATACCTACGGTGGCTATTCTCGTCATGGCGGTGGTGCATTTTCAGGGAAAGATCCCACGAAGGTTGATCGTTCTGCTGCCTATGCCGCCCGTTATGTGGCCAAAAATATTGTCGCTGCTGGTTTAGCGGATAAATGTGAAGTTCAGGTTAGTTACGCGATTGGGGTAGCTCGTCCAGTTAGTGTCATGCTGGAAACCTTCGGTACTGGCAAGGTGGATGAAGAAGCATTATTAACCGTTGTTAATCAATTATTTGAGCTTCGTCCCGCCGGTATTATCCAAGCCTTTAATCTGCGGGGTTTACCCTCGGAACGGGGAGGCCGTTTCTTCCAGGATGTAGCTGCCTATGGTCACTTTGGCCGCAATGATTTGGACTTACCCTGGGAGAAAACTGACAAGGCGATCGCCTTAAAAGAAGCCTTTAATCTTTAG
- the hemW gene encoding radical SAM family heme chaperone HemW — protein sequence MSFPLVQAAYIHLPFCRRRCFYCDFPVVVVGNHANLRDLAGVQHYVEALCQEIQITPSQGQSLKTLFFGGGTPSLLPIAALETILHQLDQKFGIDSNAEISLEIDPGTFTREQLSDYHRLGVNRLSLGVQAFQDELLQSCGRSHCLADIYLAVNWLQVRGWQNWSLDLISGLPHQTLAQWQYSLETAIALAPHHISCYDLVLEPVTAFGKRFQPGETPLPTDENAAQMYRQASILLQKAGYEHYEISNYAQKDHQCRHNRVYWENQSYYGFGMGAASYTNGIRFTRPRTRQSYYHWLQKYQQQGGQLFDSPLDLTEQLLETLMLGLRLAEGIPLERLRKFGQDPLEKVLKTLAPYRANGWVRQPTECSPLVALTDPEGLLFSNTVLTALFKAFSEEE from the coding sequence ATGTCTTTTCCCTTAGTCCAAGCTGCTTATATTCATCTTCCCTTTTGTCGTCGTCGCTGTTTTTACTGCGATTTTCCGGTGGTGGTGGTGGGGAATCACGCCAACTTAAGGGATCTAGCTGGGGTTCAACACTATGTTGAAGCTCTTTGCCAGGAAATTCAAATCACACCGTCTCAAGGTCAATCGTTAAAAACTCTCTTTTTTGGCGGGGGAACTCCTTCTCTTTTGCCGATCGCTGCTTTGGAAACCATTCTCCACCAACTCGATCAAAAATTTGGGATTGATTCCAATGCAGAAATTTCCCTAGAAATTGATCCGGGGACTTTTACTCGTGAACAGTTGTCTGACTATCACCGTTTGGGGGTCAACCGTCTCAGTTTAGGGGTACAAGCTTTTCAAGATGAACTTTTGCAATCCTGTGGACGTTCCCATTGCCTGGCGGATATTTATTTGGCTGTTAACTGGCTACAGGTTAGGGGTTGGCAAAATTGGAGTTTAGATCTGATCTCTGGTCTGCCTCACCAAACCCTAGCTCAATGGCAATATTCCCTCGAAACCGCGATCGCCCTTGCCCCCCATCATATTTCCTGTTATGACCTGGTGTTAGAACCAGTTACGGCCTTTGGCAAACGCTTTCAGCCAGGCGAAACCCCGTTACCAACTGATGAAAATGCCGCTCAAATGTATCGTCAAGCTTCTATTTTGCTGCAAAAAGCGGGTTACGAACACTACGAGATTTCTAACTATGCTCAAAAAGATCATCAATGTCGTCATAACCGAGTCTATTGGGAAAATCAAAGTTACTACGGTTTTGGCATGGGAGCAGCCAGTTACACCAACGGCATTCGCTTTACTCGACCTCGTACCCGTCAATCCTATTACCATTGGCTGCAAAAATATCAACAGCAGGGCGGTCAGCTTTTTGACTCTCCCTTAGATTTAACAGAGCAATTATTAGAAACCCTGATGTTAGGTTTGCGCTTGGCAGAGGGAATTCCCCTAGAACGTCTAAGGAAATTTGGCCAAGATCCACTAGAAAAAGTGTTGAAAACCCTCGCGCCCTATCGTGCTAATGGTTGGGTTCGACAACCGACAGAATGCTCACCTTTGGTTGCGTTAACCGATCCAGAAGGTCTGTTATTTTCTAATACGGTTTTAACGGCTTTGTTTAAGGCTTTTTCTGAGGAAGAGTGA